Within the Heliangelus exortis chromosome 5, bHelExo1.hap1, whole genome shotgun sequence genome, the region gcttttttattAACTTGTTTCCTTTACTTATAGGCATCCCAGCTGCACTGAATAACACAGAAATCAGATATCAGATGAGTGTTTTAAGTATAGCTGTGACATGCATCAAGATCACTCTTAATTATATTCTCTTATCAAATTTTAAATCTCAGTCTcttcagggaaataaaaaaacagctttgtaAACAGTAACTGGCATTTACACACTATTACTGCTTCTTTCCTAAAGGAGCCAGGGGCATTTCATGTCTTTCCCAAAACAAActacagcagaaacaaaagaggggaaaaaaaaaagggggggggggggagtgaaAGACCACAACCCTTTCTCAGAGACTGAGGAATCCACTGCAAAAACAACAGCGGAAAAGAGAGGTAGGAGAAAAAGGCAGGATGGAGACAAGGCCAGTGGAGGTTGTTGTAAAACCCAAATGCACGCCAAGGTAAAAGGGGGAGCAAGGGGTTCCAATGCTTCTTCAGAAGAGGGATGGGTTTAGGTGGTTTTCACTGTGAAGTGAGATCTACAACATACAACACAGCAATCACACACTGATATCTCTACTAAAATGTCTGTCAAACGTAGATTATTGCACAAGGTCTCTATGTGCACTGAACGGTTGCTTTCCACCCATACTCCAGTTTAGGAAGGATGATATAAATGGAAGGTCCTGCCTGTCCACTGAATGTGCTGGATATTGGGATATATTCAATTATTTAACAAACCTCGCAAACACACTCCCTTGCACTGGAATAAAAGtaaattctcttttctgtgaGCACAAAGCTTGATTTTAATGACAAAGACAAAAGTTGAGTCTCCCTTAGATAAGTTCTGCTTACaaggacaaaagaaaagctcagaaaaaaaaaaaatcatgccaTCTAAGCAAAATACCCTGGCTAGGAACTAACAACAGACTCCCATAGTTTTGGAATGGATTTGCACAACAACTCCCCCTCAATATTTTGGCAAAATTTGGAGTCGGGCAGGGCATACATGAGTGTTAAATAAGCAAATACACTGGAAGGAATAAACATTTGTTCCTTCAATGTTGATGGTTAAAACTATAATATACTAACAaaaaattctatgaaaaatgCCTTCTTAGTATAATACATGGAACAGCATGGTGCTGCTTGAATGAAActgaggctgagaggagacatggacaaaaaaggtatttttggTGGCTGGGAGCTAGGCAAATATGAGGTCAACCTGGTAATGTTCCCACTTTGTCCTCTTCAGGGAGAGCCAAAACAGCCATCCCCTTTGCCTAACAAATCTCTGGTGCTGCAGAGAAAATTGCTGGGAAGCTGGGAAGCAAATGAGGGTGAAATCACAGCCTATCAGTTACTGAATGCCCATGGCCACTCTGACTAGGTATATAAGCAATTCCTAAGAGCTGATATTTGGCCATAGCAATTACCACACACCATCCAGTCATCATTTTCTTCCCACTGTACTGCAAGCACCAGAAGATGGAATAGACCAAGTCCTGTCTAATCCCCCTGCCCCTGGCACTCTGCTCCTTGGCTGTGATAGTTATCTCCCACCACTTGCTTGTCAGTCCCTGGTTCTGTTTGTCAtggcagagctccaggtgggTTGGGGCCCTTTGTGCAGAGGGTGCTCAGAGTGCAGTTTGAGTGTCATTATACCATTCACTCACCTCTCTGACTTTCTTTATTAGTTTCATCCGGGTGGAGTGCCCTGAAGCCATGTGGGTTGGTGGGCAGGGCACTGTGTTTTGGCCGTGGAAGCAGGTGGCCAGTAAGAGGCAGGTCTCACAAATGGGGTTCGAATGGGGTGCCATCCAGATCACCTGAGAAGGAATCAGGTGCATGTAGTGGGATCAACTCATGCCCCTCACCCACAACATGCAATGACATGGATGCCAAGACCTCAAGCAAGCCGTCTTAGTGACAGTATTTTAGTAACAGGCACTGGTCTGGAGATCCTAATGAGAGTGACACAGAACGACACAGTGTCCAAGACAAGGTCTGAACCCCTGTACGAGGTAGGAACTCTGCTAATAGTTCTTCTACATGCTACAGCAAGAAAGTAAACAAGCACCTCAACACCTTCTCCCACCCCTGCGTATGAGTGAGGCGGGGGAGGTCCGGATCTTCATCGCTTGGATTTTGTGTTGACCCATAGCAGGAATCCACTGCCTGACTCCTGAATTAGAATATAAGATGCCGAATAAGTAATctgctaattaattttttcaatcAATAATCTGTGTAGGAGGGTGATGTAATTGGCCATAACATTTAAAGTCACATTTTTATCTCACTCCCAAAAGAAGTTACCATATGCTGTAGGTTCTAAGCACTGCAGGTAAAAACAATTACAGATGCTTTCACCAATGGATATTATTTCATTGTTCATTTACAAAGATCAGGAACTAAATATTTACATTGCCTATGTTTTCTGTGCAAATAATTGTCCAGAATTGCACCCACAATTATTTGCAGTCACTTGCCCTAAAATTGAGGCTTCGCTTCATGTGCTTACAGCACATGCAGCTCACGACCCCTAAACAGAATGCAGCCAGAGGACTGGGAGTACTAGCCCAGCAAAGCCAAAAGCTCAAGCCACTAACAGCTGCTGAAGTTCTTCTGAGACACAAGTTTCTACTTTGGGGTCAGCCCAGTAAGTCAGAGAAAGACTTCACTCAAAGCATGTATACAAGCCTCTCTGAATTAGGAGAAGTGGTTTCAGCAACTCCAGGAGGTTTGGGATCAGGCCTCCAGACAGCATACCCTTTCCAGGAACAAGCTTGCAATAACCACTTGGTTTTAGTCACCCCGGTTACAAGCTTTCTCCCTGTTAATGAGCATCAGCTCCCTTTGGCAATCTGCACATCTGCTTCCTGCAATGCTCacaacaaataattttgaaaaaaaatatttccaaagctttttgCCTCTCAACAAATTTTACAGACATACAACAGACCTGCATTTTTATACATGTGTAAAAACAGACCACAGTTTTTTAGTTTGCACATCCATGTCGTTAGTCCAGAAAATCACACGCATCAGATATCTGAAAAGTATGCTTTAAATATTATACATATTTACTAAATGCTTTGATTGCAAATGCAAGATGCAAATAGGTTTGTATTTCAGTGATTTCAGGTCTTTTTTTCACTAATGCATCTGCCAATATAATACATAAAATGTTTGGAAAACTCACCCTTTGTATTAATAATGTCATTATCTGTAGAAGTCTTTCCCTCAACACTACACTGAGTGTACCTCTCCATATAAATACTGCAATATAACTAAGCTCTTTATGAAATGTGTATGACTCAAAACTGTCAAGCTCtgagaaaaaattgttttccttttcaatttcTCTGATTCACAAGTCACTCTGTTTGCAAAGCTGTATGACAAATTTGTGAATATGATGCACCAGGTAAATATAATGCAATTGCTTACGTATAAATGGCAACTTGGGACattaagtaattaaaatatgaaCAGAAACTTGGCAAAGCATCTCTGTGATTTCCTGGGGAACGTTTGGTACAGGATTACAGTCTGCCAGGCAGGGCTTTCAACTCCCTGAACCCAAATGCCaaacagcatcagaaaaaaaggccCCAGAGACACCAGGAAATTCATAATACTTAAAGTGAAAAATGCTCTGCATCCAGAGGTTCAGTTTCATGTTAAACAAGTGTGACTGCGTATTGCTGAGGCAAAAATTTCAAGCCTTCCTGCCTATTTCGGGGACTTTTTTCCCAGGCTAAATTCCCACTGATGTGTAGGGCAAGGGGTGAAATAGAGCCATTTGAACCCATCAAAGAGACCAGCCTTGGCTGCCAGCTGACAAGTCTGGGAGGTCAATAAACAGCTTCACCTGAAAAAAGCCTACAGGATCCCATGTGCTAAAACAAATGTGTCATTTAAAAAGAGGGATCAAATAAATTTAAGAGGGATCAAATAAATTTAAGTTAAAAGAACAGAACATCTTGTTCTTAGGGCTTAATTTTTCTAGCCTTTCTCATGCAGACAGTGTTTCCAGGGGATTTCTTGAGAACTAAAATACTATAATCCATGCCTAAGGCTGGGGGAAGAAGTCCTTCACTCACCTAGTACCAATATAGCTATTTGCCGACTGTGTAGAGCTGAACCTGTTGCTGATGCTCAAAATATATAGTCAATATTTGTTAGAAACAGCAGAATTCCCTATTGCTCAGACAAAATCCTTTGATAATTTACATCAGAGCACACTCTCTCCACTCCTGTTGTCTAATTGGAAAGCCTAAGTGGAACACACACACTTGATTCCCTGCTTCTCTACTCTGGTAATACAGATATAAAACTAGAATATTACAGAATAGTCACTTTTCTTCTGAGGGGGAAATCTGCTGTCTGTCTTCTTAAGACCCAGCTTTTGTAACGAGCTTTGCCCAAAGGAGATGAGGAAACTAGCATTTACCCTGAAGTCCAAAGATAGAGCCTATTTCACTTCAGTGCTTCTGGCACATAAGTTATGACCGTGGCTTCTCTGTTTTCCACCATTCCACATACGCCTGTGCTGGATCCATACAAATGTTCTCTTCTGTCTCCTGCTCATCTATTTACACCCAAAGCAGTACATGTTGCAAGAAACTATGTAAAGATCTAAGAGACTTCACTCTCACAGACCATCACATCAGACTGACTGAGCTTCAGCGAGTGGACAGAGAATAAGTTAGTGCAACATGAAGCAAGAATTCAGTTCATAAATTTCACTTTGCACCTGGCTGGAACAAGTCTTTTGGCAAATAGAATGttgctgaaactgaaaaaattcctatttttatactcttattttacattaattttctctGAATACATTAGCAAGTAGTTAACTTGTGACAGACAAAGCAATTAATGTACAGGTGACTCAAATATCTGGTAAGCAAGCCTGAATACTACATTAATAGATTGGTATATATGTTAGAACTTTATAAAGCCAAATTCTACTACTCATATTATTTACGGGGAAGGACCCGGGGAGGCAATCTCCTCTGTGTCTTCTTTTAATTAGCAGGGTTCTGAAAATGACCCTTTGTATAAATGCTTTTTAGGCTTTCTTATCTTTTAAACTCTGGACAATGTATTTTGATATATGAATTCCATTTTATTAATAGCAATTTGCTCCACTGTTAAATAgcaaaaatctttaaattaCATTTGTCAAGTGATCTTTCAGGTTGAACAAAACTTTGAAGCAAGACCGGAACTGACAGTAGAACAGTAATATATTATGAAGATGAAAGCATAAATACTGAAAGGGTGAAATAAAGATTGAAGATAATTTCCAACACCAGCATTGAAAATAACCTGATGTACATAACATTGTTCCTTGGACACATCTGTTGAGGTAAACGAAATTCCAACAAAGGCAATGGTTTATAACCTAGAAGCCAGATCCTCTGAATATTTCAGCAGAATTGCATGCAGAGGGCCAGGCCTGGAACCTAAGACAATGCAGCCACAGTACCAGCTGTTCTTAACAGAATTATGACAAGCTATTTCAATCATTGTTAGTAAGactgctaatattttttttgtttcattttaaaagaaaattgtggAACAATGAGTACTAAATCTAAGTCTAATTCTATCTTTAACCATAGAGTCATGGCTATACAATACTGCACGTCATTTGTAATACGTAATGAAGAGAATACTAATGGGATAAtaggaaaaagtaaaacaaaacaaatcgAATAGCGTTAAAGGCAGTGTATTGTTTGCAAGGTACTATATGGAGTGAAGTGGTTGTTCACTTTCTGGGCCCTGTGATATTTCGCACTCTGCCTCATTCCCCTCTTTCCAAGCATTCCTGCAGTTTGCGCTCCACATCTTCAGTTTGAAAGGCTCTGATTCGGCTACTCTCAGCACCAAATACGAGCTACAAGTCTCCTTGACATGGAATCCAAAATCAGACACGGAACTAAAAAAATATGTCCCAAAGCTCTGTCTTGAATGGGAATACGCCTAACAGAGATGGCGGCTTTCCCTCTGCTTCGTTGTAAGTGTAACAAACGAAGGGCCAGGAAGCCAGTGTATCTCAGCAACCTCTGCTACACCACAAAAAGTTTTCAAGCCCGGTACTTTCCCAGTTGAGCCTCTTACAGTTTTTCTCCTGGCATTAGATGATTTGATTAGCAAGTACAAAGATTTAGACGGAGATTTATCAAGTAACAGTTATATTGTGCTGTAATTAAAACGTAGGAAATTCGACGTCTACTTAAGCATTTAGAAATGCTTAATATAGGAAGCAATTACACCTCATTTTCAAATTATTCCCCTGCCTACAGAGCACGCTGCGGACAGGGTACAACGCGGCGCTAAGGGCGGCGGCGGAACTTGCCCCCTGACACGGCCCTGCCTGGGGCGGACCGGAGCGGGGGCtcggggccgggccgggtcaGAGCCCCGGTGGGCGGCGCGGCGGGGTCCGGTTGGCAGGCGAGTAGCCGGCGGGGCCGGAGCGCGGCGATTCTCGGATGTCTGCTTGGCGGGCTGTGCCGCAGCGGCGGGGGCAGCTCCGGGAGACCGAGGCGGACGGAATGAGGGCGCTGACTGGGGGTCTCGGCAGCCCTCCGCCCGCCAGGAGCCTCTCGAGCGGGACGGGCTGGGCTAGGGCGGGGGGCTGCGGCGGCTGTGCCGGGGGAGGGAGCGGAGAGAGGAGAGAGCCGGGCTCTTTCCCGACGTTGCCCGTCTTGGCGGACTCGTTTGCAAACCAAAACCGAGAGAAGGCCAGCACCGGCTCCAAACGGGAAGCGGCAACCCCGGGCAAGGGCCAAAAGCCCGAGGCCGACCTCAGGGCTCTACGCATCACCGCCCTCCCGCCCCTTCTCTCTTTACCTGGCTGTACTTGgcctcctgctccagggagcTCTTCTCCAGCCCGTTCATGGAGTGCTGGGCCGCGGTGGGAAAGGTGTTTCGGCCCAGGCTGCTCCATTCCTCCACCTTGGGGCTGGGGTAAGGCGAAGTGTCGCTCACTGCTGGGAAACACGGAGAGAAAGGGGTGGTTTAGAAGCAGGGGCCGGGATGCTAAACATTTTGCTCTGGGCTGGAGACGGCTCTCACTCCCCAAGGGATGCAGTTTGTGGGGCAGAGCCTGTCCCTCACCCGATACATCTCGCTGAGCCTCCCCCGGCAGCCCTCGGAGGGGGTGACCTGGGGTAAGAAGGGAATCGGGTCCCTACGAGCAACTGATGGCAGCGATCGCCGGCCGAGCCCGCGGCTGGCTGAGTCGCGTTCCTCCCTGCGTCCATGCACTGGCGGGACAGAGCTTCCCCGCGACACTTGTCCCCCAGGATATCCTAAGGGGAATTTACGGGAATTGCctcctgtgtgtgtgcacgCGAGGCCAAGGACAAATGATACCCCTTGGTAGAAATAACCCTGAAAGGGCTGCAGATGAACCAAGTTTCAAAGTCGGGAcgaaaaataaacaaacaaacaaaatcaaacaaacaacaagaagaaaaccccacaacaaatgaaacacaaaaataaataaataacattaaaaattaaacaaaaaaaaacctaacaacaaaaaaaatttaaacgGAAGAATGTAAGAAAAAGGGGATTGTGAAATATATAAGTCATATAAATCCTGTTATTTAGACGCGCATCAGCCGCGCACGGGAATACAGCGCCGTTTTGCAGGCTGTCCTGCCAGGGAACCcgaggggctgagggggtgaCACGGCTCCCCGGAGCCCCACTCTCGCGTCGGAGCCTACGGGGCTACAGGCTCGTCGGAGCCGCCACGGGAGCGGGCTTTCCCGCCACACCACTTCGGTCGGCCCCTCGCCGAGGCTGGGGAAAGGCACAAATCTGAAGTTGTCTTAAGAAATTGAGCTCTCTCGGTGAGCGCCCTTTTCTGCTGATCTCACACTTTCCCATGAATAGGGGCTTCCTTTCTGTGTCAGCAAGGTCAGTTTATCCTATAAATCAAGGGCGAGCAGCCCCCATCTGCGGCATCGGCCGCTCAGCAGTCCCGgctctctgctgggaaggggaggggggagattTTACACTGCAGAAAGATGTGTGCTGCTTCGAGGTCTGAGGGGGACGGGGCAGATACCGAGGCACCCGCCAGTACCCTCAGAGGCCGGCCTGCCTGCCAATGTGGTGTTAATAAAAGAGGAACTcgctttaaaaaaaaaattaaaaaaaaccacacacacacacacaaaaaaaaaaaaaaaacaaacaaaaaaacaaaaccaaaaaaaaaaaccaccacaacgACCCACACAAAAAGAACTCCATTTCTCATGCGATTGTAATGTATTCATTCTTCTCAATATTCCTTGCCAACACTacctctcccagcacagagcagaaattgTCAGACGTGTATTTGTTAAGTCGACTCAGGaacatatttatttgtttgttagTGCCAGTGTGGTCTGAGggcaaagaagaagaaaacgGTTTTGTGTTTGTATGAATGCCAATAAAACGTGTGTGCGtattgcttggaaaaaaaatactacctttttaagaaaataaaaattattctgctaTGCCTAAAGCACTATTTGAAGTGCTGCTGGAACCGGATTGTTGCCCGTAAAAGcgcaatgaaaacaaaaatcacagcCCTCCCCCccgcacacacacaccctccgCTAATTGGGAGGGAAGAGTGGGACACAGAGCTCGCTGTAGGCGAAGGTTATTTTAGACTGTTGTTTTAACCACATTCACTGCTAGTTCACTGGCAgagacagaaatggaaaaaatgtccCTTTCTTTGCGGCAAAGCGTACTAAGCGGCTGGGAGACGCGACGCAGTTTCCAGGCGGAGAAACAGAGAGAAGGTGGAGGGgataaaaagaagcaaatctTGGGGGGTTGGTTTTCCTGGACCACCGCTTCGGAGGAAAATACAGCATCAGAATGAAAGCAATTAGGTGACATTTGAACTTCCTGCCGGAGCAAATTTGGCCTGATTGCGAAAACTAGAGAAAATAGATTTCTCAGTAACGCCAAGGCGGCGCCTGTGACGGGAGGGCTCAGCGAGCACCGATCGGGACCGGGCCCAAGACGATGACCGGGCCCGGGCTCTGGGCATCCGCAGCCTGGACCGTTCCCGACGGCCAAGGTCGCCCTTTCTCAGGTCACAACGGCAGCGGTGACGGCCGGTGTAAGGTTTGGTGTGCCGCCTGCAGCCCGCTCCGGACCTCCGATCTGCCCGGTTCCCGAGGCACATCCTCCGGTAAACTCATTGCCCAGCTCAGGCTAGGGAGACGCGAGGGGTTTCCCGAAGGAAACAACGAAACCTCCTCTCGAGCCTCTAAGAATgagcccaggagcagggaacCGAAAagctctggcactgcctggctgcagctgcgTCCCCGGGtctcccccctcctcaccttGGTCTGTGATGGACCGGATCCCCAGGATGTCCGTCACCGAGTGGGAGGACGGCCACGTCCTGGGCATGGCCATGGTGCTGGGGATCGCTGGCACCCCGGGAGGGGTGGGCACCTTGGCTCCTGCAGCAGCGATGGGACTGGGGTAGGAGTAGATGTGGTTGTAGGGCAGAGCAGGCTGTGGGGGCGGCTGGTGCTGCTTATAGGACTCGTAGTGACTCTGCTGAGACAGGTTCCCGATTTTGTTCCGGAGGATACGGCTGATGGAGCTTACCGACGGCACGTTGTACTTGTCACACACACCATCGGCCAGCAGGCGATCCCGGATCTCCCAGGCGAAGATGCCCGGATCTCTTTGTTTGTAGGTCCGGATATGTTTTACCACCGTGGGGGTGGTGACCCGAGGCTTGCTGCCTCCGATAGCCCCCGGTAGGATGGAGCCGGTTTCGTTGTAGCGAGCCAGAATTTTACTGACACAACCGTGAGAAACGCGGAGCTGCCGGCTAATGTCACACGGCCTGATACCCAGTTGCGCCAGTTCCACAATCCTCAGCCTGATGGCATTGGGCAGGGGTCTCCCGTTGACAAACACCCCCCCGAGCTGGTTCACTTCTCCGAAGGCAGGTTCTacaagcaaacacacaaaaacaccAGTCGGTCAAAGGAAATGGCTCAGAAGGGGTGTCTGAACTGCTCCTTATCACAAGGCATATGTCACGGCTCGGGGACCACCTGGTCATTTCATTCCTCGCACACTTATTTTAGAAATGGATGTCTCtaaaagtggaagaaaagggatgggggggaagcagggaaaagaaaacgtgaaggagaaaatatagaggaaataaaagaaagaaagagagaggaacagaaagagaACGAAAGAAAACCCCTGGCAACAAATGTCGGAACTCTCCGGGTTATGCATCGACCATATTACAAAAATGTGCattccacagatgaaaaacGAGATCGCCTCAACAGACAAGTCAGCTTTATTGCCACAGGAAAAAGGAACGcgaatgaaataaaaagagaagaaaaacatttttttcgAAAACgctgggggaggggaaggaaggaaagtaGTTGAAATTCTTTTAGATGTTGGGAGAGGCGAGGGCAACGCGGTGCTTCTGAGTCGCGACTAACTTTTTAAAGACCGTTTCTGGTGTTGTTAGCGCCTCTCGCTTAACAGCACAATTACACCAGGCTGTAAAACAAACGTGCTAAAATGTTAACTGCTAAGAGCGGTGTCAGGAATAATATACAACGTGCCACAGGCTCCAGCCATCCACTCGGCTGGAATCCTGCCTCGCACTCGCCTAATAACATTAATAATAAACTAAGCAGTCACCAGGTTTctctcttccctgctcctgaCCCTTAACGTGTTCTTACAACTTGTAGGAACACGAGCAAAGTCAATAAGGGAGCCGCAGCGGCGGCACATGACGACGCACGGGTGCTCCCCCTCTCTTGACAGCACTTGaaccctgctgcagctcccagccacTTACCCATTCTTCTGAGCAGGACACCTCTGGGGCTGCCCTAAATCCCAAACGGAGACCTACGCCCTGAGACAGGCTCCCAGCCTCCTGCGCTCCCGGCTGCGCTAGCCCCCGAGGCTCTCTGATGTCCACCGAGGAGGCAGCAGGGGCGTGAGGGGAAAAGGGCTACAAGGAAATCTGCTTCCAGACGAGAGAGCCTTGACTTCTGCATTTCAACCTCAGGGCAAcgtgggcagggctgggctgggccggGCGCCGCAGCCCACCGCTCCCCTGAGCCCGCCCCCGGGGGCGGCCCCGTCGCCGGGCCGCCCTCCTAATGGCCGGGGGAGATGACGGACAGCCCGGTGCTGGCGGCCCTTCCGCTCTGACTCTCAGGCGTGCTCGGCACCTGGGTCCCCGCCACAGCAGAAATGGCCATTTCATACCTGCCCGGCGGTGAGTTGCGCGGACAGTGCAGTCGGGGCCGGGGCGGTGCTGAGCGGGACCGGCACTGCGGTAGGGCCGGGGAGAGCCGAAGTGACGGGGGGTGGGGGCACAGTCGGAGGCCGTAGCGGGCAAGGCAAGGTATACCCCTCAGGCACCCTCAGGAGCCCCCCAAGCTGCTGCGCCTCCCCCGCAGTAGAACGGACGGGGAGGGGACGTCGGGGTTTGCCGAGAGGTgtctcccccctttccctggcAGAAGCTGGGCGACGTCTTGTCACACGCGCCGTTTCTTAGCGTTGAATTTGCAGATGCGGGACGAAAGTTCTTCCTTGTTTACGGTCTTCTTGGTCTAATAAAGCACTTTTTTCACTAAAGAATACTTTACCGGTGGTGTACGAGAAGGCTGTGAGCGATGAGCCTTCAGTaatgttttttgtaaaaaatcaCAAGGCGGTCAGGaaatcagcagcagctttgcttgCGGCGCCCGGGTATCGGGATGCTGTTACTTCCCGGCCATCAAAGACCGGCTCCGGTTTTGTTTTAATCCCGACACTAAATATTGCACCGCACTTTACTGTAAAATGTCAACGCCTCGCAGCTGATTTCAACTTTATCAGAGACACTGCTACATATTaa harbors:
- the PAX9 gene encoding paired box protein Pax-9 isoform X2 codes for the protein MEPAFGEVNQLGGVFVNGRPLPNAIRLRIVELAQLGIRPCDISRQLRVSHGCVSKILARYNETGSILPGAIGGSKPRVTTPTVVKHIRTYKQRDPGIFAWEIRDRLLADGVCDKYNVPSVSSISRILRNKIGNLSQQSHYESYKQHQPPPQPALPYNHIYSYPSPIAAAGAKVPTPPGVPAIPSTMAMPRTWPSSHSVTDILGIRSITDQVSDTSPYPSPKVEEWSSLGRNTFPTAAQHSMNGLEKSSLEQEAKYSQVIWMAPHSNPICETCLLLATCFHGQNTVPCPPTHMASGHSTRMKLIKKVREAPNGLPAVSSFVSAPAMPPYATPAQVSPYMTYSAAPSSYMAGHGWQHAGGTPLSPHSCDIPATLAFKGMQTAREGSHSVTASAL
- the PAX9 gene encoding paired box protein Pax-9 isoform X1 yields the protein MEPAFGEVNQLGGVFVNGRPLPNAIRLRIVELAQLGIRPCDISRQLRVSHGCVSKILARYNETGSILPGAIGGSKPRVTTPTVVKHIRTYKQRDPGIFAWEIRDRLLADGVCDKYNVPSVSSISRILRNKIGNLSQQSHYESYKQHQPPPQPALPYNHIYSYPSPIAAAGAKVPTPPGVPAIPSTMAMPRTWPSSHSVTDILGIRSITDQAVSDTSPYPSPKVEEWSSLGRNTFPTAAQHSMNGLEKSSLEQEAKYSQVIWMAPHSNPICETCLLLATCFHGQNTVPCPPTHMASGHSTRMKLIKKVREAPNGLPAVSSFVSAPAMPPYATPAQVSPYMTYSAAPSSYMAGHGWQHAGGTPLSPHSCDIPATLAFKGMQTAREGSHSVTASAL
- the PAX9 gene encoding paired box protein Pax-9 isoform X5, producing the protein MEPAFGEVNQLGGVFVNGRPLPNAIRLRIVELAQLGIRPCDISRQLRVSHGCVSKILARYNETGSILPGAIGGSKPRVTTPTVVKHIRTYKQRDPGIFAWEIRDRLLADGVCDKYNVPSVSSISRILRNKIGNLSQQSHYESYKQHQPPPQPALPYNHIYSYPSPIAAAGAKVPTPPGVPAIPSTMAMPRTWPSSHSVTDILGIRSITDQAVSDTSPYPSPKVEEWSSLGRNTFPTAAQHSMNGLEKSSLEQEAKYSQVIWMAPHSNPICETCLLLATCFHGQNTVPCPPTHMASGHSTRMKLIKKVREVLLLLLILFGILKNSSMQITQF
- the PAX9 gene encoding paired box protein Pax-9 isoform X3; amino-acid sequence: MEPAFGEVNQLGGVFVNGRPLPNAIRLRIVELAQLGIRPCDISRQLRVSHGCVSKILARYNETGSILPGAIGGSKPRVTTPTVVKHIRTYKQRDPGIFAWEIRDRLLADGVCDKYNVPSVSSISRILRNKIGNLSQQSHYESYKQHQPPPQPALPYNHIYSYPSPIAAAGAKVPTPPGVPAIPSTMAMPRTWPSSHSVTDILGIRSITDQAVSDTSPYPSPKVEEWSSLGRNTFPTAAQHSMNGLEKSSLEQEAKYSQAPNGLPAVSSFVSAPAMPPYATPAQVSPYMTYSAAPSSYMAGHGWQHAGGTPLSPHSCDIPATLAFKGMQTAREGSHSVTASAL
- the PAX9 gene encoding paired box protein Pax-9 isoform X4, which gives rise to MEPAFGEVNQLGGVFVNGRPLPNAIRLRIVELAQLGIRPCDISRQLRVSHGCVSKILARYNETGSILPGAIGGSKPRVTTPTVVKHIRTYKQRDPGIFAWEIRDRLLADGVCDKYNVPSVSSISRILRNKIGNLSQQSHYESYKQHQPPPQPALPYNHIYSYPSPIAAAGAKVPTPPGVPAIPSTMAMPRTWPSSHSVTDILGIRSITDQVSDTSPYPSPKVEEWSSLGRNTFPTAAQHSMNGLEKSSLEQEAKYSQAPNGLPAVSSFVSAPAMPPYATPAQVSPYMTYSAAPSSYMAGHGWQHAGGTPLSPHSCDIPATLAFKGMQTAREGSHSVTASAL